In a genomic window of Methylophaga thalassica:
- the glyQ gene encoding glycine--tRNA ligase subunit alpha, whose protein sequence is MTKTAVMKAETPRTFQELILRLQQYWAEQGCVLLQPYDMEVGAGTFHPATFLRAIGPEPWSAAYVQPSRRPTDGRYGENPNRLQHYYQFQVVLKPSPINIQELYLGSLEMLGLDTAIHDVRFVEDNWESPTLGAWGLGWEVWLNGMEVTQFTYFQQVGGLECRPVTGEITYGLERIAMYLQGVSSVYDLIWADGPMGKVTYGDVFHQNEVEMSTYNFEHADVESLFTTFDTCERESQRMIEAGLPLPAYELVLKASHTFNLLDARKAISVTERQRFILRVRTLARAVAQAYYDRRESLGFPMVQSADKEVQS, encoded by the coding sequence ATGACTAAGACAGCGGTGATGAAGGCGGAAACGCCAAGAACCTTTCAGGAACTGATCCTCAGGCTGCAACAGTACTGGGCTGAGCAGGGCTGTGTGCTTCTTCAACCATACGATATGGAAGTGGGTGCCGGGACATTCCATCCAGCCACATTTTTGCGCGCAATTGGTCCGGAGCCATGGAGTGCTGCTTATGTTCAGCCTTCACGTCGTCCGACCGATGGCCGTTATGGTGAAAACCCGAACCGATTACAGCACTACTATCAGTTCCAGGTTGTGTTAAAACCATCGCCTATTAACATTCAGGAGCTGTATTTAGGTTCGCTGGAAATGCTGGGGTTGGATACCGCTATCCATGACGTACGTTTTGTCGAAGATAACTGGGAATCACCCACGCTAGGTGCCTGGGGACTAGGTTGGGAAGTCTGGTTGAACGGTATGGAAGTCACGCAGTTCACCTATTTCCAACAGGTGGGTGGACTCGAATGTCGCCCCGTTACTGGTGAAATTACATATGGTCTGGAACGTATTGCTATGTACCTGCAAGGTGTGAGCAGTGTCTATGACTTAATCTGGGCAGATGGTCCTATGGGGAAAGTCACCTACGGTGATGTGTTCCACCAAAACGAAGTCGAAATGTCGACCTACAACTTCGAACATGCCGATGTGGAAAGTTTATTCACCACATTCGATACCTGTGAACGCGAAAGTCAGCGCATGATAGAAGCAGGTTTACCTTTGCCTGCCTATGAGTTGGTACTAAAAGCGTCACATACATTCAACCTATTAGATGCAAGAAAAGCCATTTCCGTGACAGAAAGACAGCGATTTATCCTCCGTGTCCGTACTTTGGCCAGAGCCGTTGCTCAGGCGTATTACGACAGACGTGAGTCATTAGGTTTCCCAATGGTTCAGTCAGCAGATAAGGAGGTGCAATCATGA
- a CDS encoding FAD:protein FMN transferase yields the protein MKLIPLLFILTTLLLTACGEQEEAARQAKFYAFGTEIDVSLYGVDADTAEKTVTDLEDSFDNINETWHAWKPSTLTRINKAIANGEPVEIKPEVATVIEEAATYAKESHNLFNPAAGKLFELWGYHRDDWFESRPPPAQDKIDAWLKAAPTMDDIHIKDNILTCDNSMVKLGFGGFAKGTAVDAAIDALRKQGVNNAIINIGGDLRAIGKHGNRPWVIGIRHPRKEAAMIASVAVFGDESVFTSGDYERFFTYEGKRYPHILDPRTGYPARDNISATVIHQQAARADAAATALIVAGKDWPEIAASMGIKEVMIVRADGQVEMTPSMQKKIHFTDKSTQPILREIGSTTTP from the coding sequence ATGAAACTGATACCCCTTTTATTTATCTTAACGACCTTATTACTCACAGCTTGCGGCGAACAGGAAGAAGCTGCTCGCCAGGCAAAATTTTATGCCTTCGGCACTGAAATTGATGTCAGCCTTTACGGTGTGGATGCTGACACTGCCGAGAAAACAGTGACCGATCTGGAAGACTCCTTCGATAACATTAATGAAACCTGGCATGCATGGAAACCCAGCACCTTAACCCGTATCAATAAAGCAATTGCAAACGGCGAACCAGTCGAAATCAAACCAGAAGTGGCCACAGTTATTGAAGAGGCAGCGACCTATGCCAAGGAAAGTCATAACCTGTTTAATCCGGCTGCCGGTAAATTATTTGAACTTTGGGGTTACCATCGTGATGACTGGTTTGAGTCACGTCCACCACCAGCTCAAGATAAAATCGATGCCTGGTTAAAAGCGGCCCCCACCATGGACGATATCCATATTAAGGATAATATTCTGACCTGTGATAATTCGATGGTAAAACTGGGCTTCGGTGGTTTTGCCAAAGGCACTGCGGTTGATGCCGCCATTGATGCCCTGAGAAAACAAGGCGTGAATAATGCCATTATCAATATTGGGGGTGATTTACGCGCTATCGGTAAACACGGCAACCGTCCTTGGGTGATTGGTATCCGCCATCCAAGAAAAGAAGCTGCCATGATCGCCTCTGTCGCCGTTTTCGGTGACGAAAGCGTATTTACTTCGGGTGACTATGAACGTTTCTTTACCTATGAAGGCAAACGCTATCCTCATATTCTGGATCCAAGAACCGGTTACCCCGCACGCGATAATATTTCTGCGACAGTGATTCATCAGCAGGCCGCCCGTGCCGATGCCGCAGCGACAGCATTAATTGTGGCTGGTAAAGACTGGCCGGAAATTGCCGCCTCAATGGGTATTAAGGAAGTGATGATTGTTCGTGCCGATGGTCAAGTTGAAATGACCCCGTCCATGCAGAAAAAAATTCATTTTACTGACAAATCAACTCAACCGATTTTACGTGAAATAGGCTCAACAACGACTCCATAG
- a CDS encoding host attachment protein, with protein MKKKWIVVAESSRARIFSVESRTSPLKEIDDMVNTASRAQNQELVSDMPGRSFDSHGAGGRHAMESRTEPKKHEMQMFAHDLSERLESARRTGDVNDLVLISPPSFLGALKQQMGEVTQKYISQTINKNFINKSEQEIRQYLFH; from the coding sequence ATGAAGAAAAAGTGGATCGTTGTCGCCGAGAGCAGTCGTGCTCGGATTTTTTCTGTTGAGAGTCGGACTAGTCCACTCAAGGAAATAGATGACATGGTCAACACTGCCAGCCGTGCCCAGAACCAGGAATTGGTTTCTGATATGCCGGGACGAAGTTTTGATAGTCATGGTGCTGGAGGGCGTCACGCCATGGAATCCAGAACAGAACCTAAAAAGCACGAAATGCAGATGTTTGCCCATGACCTAAGTGAACGTCTGGAAAGCGCTCGCCGAACCGGTGATGTCAACGACCTGGTTTTGATTTCCCCACCCAGTTTTCTGGGGGCACTCAAGCAGCAAATGGGTGAAGTGACACAGAAATATATCAGTCAAACCATCAATAAAAACTTTATCAATAAAAGCGAACAAGAAATTCGCCAGTATTTATTTCACTAA
- the gmhB gene encoding D-glycero-beta-D-manno-heptose 1,7-bisphosphate 7-phosphatase has protein sequence MSLIILDRDGVINHDSDDFIKNPAEWEPIEGSLEAIARLNYAGYRVVVITNQSGIARGLFDVETLNRIHSKMRRMLAQVGGKIEAIMFCPHGPEDDCQCRKPQNGSFVDLAHRLRVNLENVPAVGDSLRDIQAAMLSQARPILVKTGKGERTLAAGIPDGVEVYEDLASVATALLERKLQ, from the coding sequence ATGTCGCTGATTATTCTGGACCGAGATGGCGTCATTAATCATGATTCGGATGATTTTATAAAAAATCCGGCAGAATGGGAGCCGATTGAAGGCAGCCTCGAAGCGATTGCTCGCTTAAATTATGCGGGATACCGGGTGGTGGTGATTACCAATCAGTCGGGTATCGCGCGTGGTTTATTTGATGTGGAAACCTTAAATCGTATTCATAGCAAAATGCGTCGGATGCTGGCTCAGGTCGGCGGCAAAATTGAGGCGATCATGTTTTGTCCTCATGGTCCGGAAGATGACTGTCAGTGTCGTAAACCTCAGAACGGTTCGTTTGTGGATTTAGCTCATCGTTTACGAGTGAATCTGGAAAATGTGCCTGCAGTGGGGGATTCCTTACGTGATATTCAGGCAGCGATGTTGTCACAAGCCCGACCTATCTTGGTCAAAACCGGCAAAGGTGAACGAACCCTGGCTGCAGGCATTCCGGATGGTGTTGAGGTTTATGAAGATTTGGCGAGTGTCGCCACGGCCCTATTAGAACGCAAACTGCAATGA
- the glyS gene encoding glycine--tRNA ligase subunit beta, which produces MSQAYQDLLIELGTEELPPKALLKLSQAFQQGIEQGLKSAELSFDVIRAYATPRRLALVISKLQTQQDDLTVERRGPAVTAAFDEDGNPTKALQGFARSCGVDVDDLETMQTDKGAWLIFKQQQKGAETASLLPEIIQQSLNALPIPKRMRWGDLPGEFVRPVHWLVVLLGDDVVPVNLLGVNSDRFTVGHRFHHPQPIRISTPMTYAPQLESEGHVMVDYEARKQAIHGQVNELAASLGGDAVINPDLLDEVTGLVEWPVALAGNFDPRFLELPAEALISSMEGHQKYFAVRAKNGDLLPHFITICNIASQDPAQVIAGNERVILPRLSDAAFFWETDRKLPLAQRQEQLKTIVFQNKLGTVYDKSQRVAALAASIAQQMGSEAQLAERAALLAKCDLVTEMVGEFPELQGIMGRYYAQLDGEHADVAEALDEQYRPRFAGDDLPQTASGIAVSLAEKLDTIVGLFGIGQPPSGVKDPFALRRAALGVLRIIIENQLSLDLSRLVTEAANNFVDILTEDEVTTQVMQYFYDRLRGYVIDQGAKADEYESVLAVSPTQPLDFMQRMKAVAEFRKLEQAESLAAGNKRIGNILRKNEAEQEGLSVDTNLLAEPAEKALADQVVAAQQALKPLYSASDYAGVLNYLAGMRETIDAFFEQVMVMSDDEAVRNNRLALLNQTRALFLGVADISCLQE; this is translated from the coding sequence ATGAGTCAGGCATATCAGGATCTGCTTATCGAATTAGGTACAGAAGAATTACCACCAAAAGCATTGCTGAAATTAAGTCAGGCGTTTCAACAGGGTATCGAGCAGGGGCTAAAAAGTGCTGAGTTAAGCTTTGATGTAATTCGTGCCTACGCGACTCCAAGACGTTTGGCCTTGGTGATTTCGAAGTTACAAACCCAGCAAGACGATTTAACAGTAGAACGCCGTGGACCGGCTGTGACGGCGGCATTTGACGAAGATGGTAACCCGACCAAAGCGCTACAAGGCTTTGCTCGCTCTTGTGGTGTGGATGTCGATGATTTAGAAACCATGCAGACGGATAAAGGCGCGTGGCTAATTTTTAAACAACAACAAAAAGGCGCTGAAACCGCCAGTTTGCTGCCAGAGATTATTCAACAATCACTCAACGCTTTACCGATTCCCAAGCGTATGCGTTGGGGAGACTTGCCGGGTGAGTTTGTCCGACCTGTGCATTGGTTGGTGGTATTGCTGGGCGATGATGTTGTTCCCGTCAATTTGTTAGGGGTGAATTCAGACCGCTTCACGGTCGGTCACCGTTTCCACCATCCACAGCCTATCCGTATCAGTACACCGATGACCTATGCGCCACAACTGGAAAGTGAAGGTCACGTAATGGTCGACTATGAAGCTAGAAAACAGGCGATTCATGGACAAGTAAATGAACTGGCGGCCAGCCTCGGTGGTGATGCTGTGATTAATCCGGATCTGCTCGATGAAGTGACGGGATTAGTGGAATGGCCAGTAGCCCTGGCAGGTAACTTTGACCCGCGTTTTCTGGAATTACCCGCTGAAGCGTTGATTTCATCAATGGAAGGTCATCAGAAATATTTTGCTGTACGGGCGAAAAACGGTGATTTATTACCGCATTTCATCACCATCTGTAATATCGCCAGTCAGGATCCGGCACAAGTGATTGCTGGCAATGAACGTGTCATTTTGCCGCGCTTGAGCGATGCCGCGTTTTTCTGGGAAACCGATCGTAAATTGCCACTGGCACAACGTCAGGAACAATTAAAAACCATCGTGTTCCAGAATAAGCTTGGAACGGTCTATGACAAATCTCAGCGTGTTGCAGCCTTAGCCGCCAGTATTGCCCAGCAGATGGGTAGTGAGGCTCAATTAGCAGAGCGTGCTGCGTTATTAGCCAAATGTGATCTTGTTACAGAGATGGTTGGTGAATTCCCAGAGCTACAGGGCATTATGGGCCGTTATTACGCGCAATTGGATGGTGAGCATGCCGATGTCGCTGAAGCGCTGGATGAGCAATATCGTCCACGCTTTGCCGGTGATGATTTGCCTCAAACGGCTAGCGGTATTGCTGTCAGTCTGGCTGAAAAGCTGGATACCATAGTGGGATTATTTGGTATTGGTCAGCCACCTTCAGGTGTGAAAGACCCGTTTGCTTTACGACGTGCTGCTTTAGGCGTGCTGCGGATTATTATCGAAAATCAGTTATCGCTTGATCTGTCTCGTTTAGTCACAGAAGCGGCAAATAACTTTGTTGATATCCTGACTGAAGATGAGGTGACAACGCAGGTCATGCAGTATTTTTATGACCGCTTGCGTGGTTATGTTATCGATCAAGGCGCTAAAGCCGATGAATACGAGTCAGTGCTGGCAGTATCACCAACGCAACCTCTAGACTTTATGCAGAGAATGAAGGCGGTGGCTGAATTTAGAAAACTGGAACAAGCTGAGTCTCTGGCCGCCGGTAATAAACGTATTGGTAATATCTTACGTAAAAATGAGGCTGAGCAGGAAGGCTTGAGTGTTGATACAAACTTATTAGCCGAACCTGCCGAAAAAGCATTGGCCGATCAGGTTGTGGCTGCACAACAAGCGTTGAAACCACTCTATTCAGCTTCTGATTATGCGGGTGTTTTAAATTATCTCGCCGGCATGCGTGAAACCATCGATGCTTTTTTTGAGCAAGTCATGGTAATGTCTGATGACGAGGCAGTAAGAAACAATCGCTTAGCCTTACTCAATCAAACCCGGGCACTATTTCTGGGCGTCGCCGATATTTCCTGCTTGCAGGAGTAA
- a CDS encoding lysophospholipid acyltransferase family protein, giving the protein MIYIRSTIFFILHAVTAVLFSCLGVLLWPLPFKWRYAVVSQWAKSNIWLLDKICQVKLEVEGRQNIGDKPAVIICKHQSSWETLALQAVFPPQVWVLKRELFWIPFFGWGLASLNPIAIDRKAGRKALNQVIEQGLDRLSSGAWVVIFPEGTRIAKGYIGRFGIGGARLAKETGYPVIPVCHDAGKSWPKHGFLKYPGVIKMTIGKKMATDSLSAAELNQQLFDWMELQQTKLEGKKPMLLDKKKEQ; this is encoded by the coding sequence ATGATCTATATTCGCTCCACTATTTTCTTTATTTTACATGCTGTTACAGCCGTATTGTTTTCCTGTTTAGGCGTTCTGTTATGGCCATTACCGTTTAAATGGCGTTATGCCGTGGTCAGCCAGTGGGCAAAATCCAATATCTGGCTATTGGACAAAATTTGTCAGGTAAAGCTTGAGGTCGAAGGTCGCCAAAATATAGGCGATAAGCCCGCTGTGATTATTTGTAAACATCAATCCTCATGGGAAACGCTGGCATTACAGGCTGTTTTTCCACCTCAGGTATGGGTATTGAAACGTGAATTATTCTGGATTCCGTTTTTTGGTTGGGGGCTAGCTTCTCTAAACCCTATTGCTATAGACCGCAAAGCTGGGAGAAAAGCGCTGAATCAAGTGATAGAACAGGGCTTGGATCGCTTAAGCTCTGGTGCTTGGGTGGTTATTTTTCCTGAAGGCACAAGAATAGCGAAAGGTTATATTGGTCGCTTTGGTATTGGCGGTGCCAGACTTGCAAAAGAAACCGGATATCCTGTTATTCCGGTGTGTCATGATGCCGGTAAATCATGGCCTAAACATGGGTTTTTGAAATATCCCGGTGTGATAAAAATGACGATAGGCAAAAAGATGGCTACTGATAGCCTCTCTGCAGCCGAGTTAAATCAACAGTTGTTTGACTGGATGGAACTGCAACAGACCAAACTGGAAGGGAAGAAACCGATGCTTCTGGATAAAAAGAAAGAACAATAA
- a CDS encoding EAL domain-containing protein → MARAEGILRVLIIDSSLTDADVIVNVLRSAGHAVRATREDKPAAIEKLLSAQNWELILCREHVADVQPMDILNLIQHLDKDLPCIIITDDKTHEADYFTTNAKDIVLFEDKQRLQFVINREIDNLFIRRLARRNERALRESEKRSKTLLDSSRDAVAYMHEGMHIYVNQAYLDLFGYQESEDVAGLPILDLFSADDHPKFKAVFRQFTEQPDAPPVTLMGNGLTADGVTFKAEIQFSHARVEGEDCTQVVIRDDTVINEQAAPVVTLVDEHDQLTGLYNRSRFIDELEKTVRRAAEGEGDAQLLYLTLDDFLSIKEKVGLGTSEVILKSVSDLLQNNLAEHEIIGHYGDQVFTIIVPHHDDAYVDERAESFRRTIDDYVSHVSGKTIDLHCSVGIARINESQLTAEAVLENADSAAMKAQHLGGNQVMRFHAQTSEIEQQSSEVWHKQLQTALQEDKFTLFYQPIVSLHGEEQEFYEVLLRLQVNDEFIAADKFIHHAVQLKMMTEIDKWVIRSALKALTIHRQRFPKTRFFIKLSEQSLHEEAFVDWLSASLSAQQLTARSLIFEVSETMAIDNVEQVSHVIERLQSLGCEFGLEHFGSGIDFSNSLKAFNVDYLKINGTFVENMAHDAENQAAVKAIIEMTKEAGKRSIAEFVSDANSLALLWRLGVDYAQGYYIHEPSAEMNYNFEDDEL, encoded by the coding sequence GTGGCGAGAGCAGAAGGCATTTTACGAGTACTAATTATTGATAGTTCTTTGACGGATGCAGACGTGATTGTCAATGTGCTGCGTAGTGCTGGTCATGCTGTGCGGGCGACAAGGGAAGACAAGCCTGCCGCGATTGAAAAATTGTTATCAGCCCAGAATTGGGAACTCATCTTATGCCGCGAGCATGTCGCTGATGTCCAGCCGATGGATATCCTCAATCTGATTCAACATTTAGATAAAGATTTGCCTTGTATCATCATTACCGATGATAAAACACATGAAGCTGACTATTTCACAACAAACGCGAAAGATATTGTGTTGTTTGAGGATAAACAGCGCCTGCAATTTGTGATTAATCGTGAGATTGATAATCTTTTCATAAGACGTCTGGCACGACGTAATGAACGAGCGCTCAGAGAAAGTGAGAAGCGCTCCAAAACGCTTTTAGATAGCTCCAGAGATGCTGTTGCTTATATGCATGAAGGAATGCATATTTATGTGAATCAAGCCTATTTAGATCTGTTTGGTTATCAGGAATCAGAAGATGTTGCCGGATTGCCTATTCTCGATTTATTCAGTGCTGATGATCATCCTAAGTTTAAAGCTGTATTCAGACAATTTACGGAACAACCAGATGCACCACCCGTGACCTTGATGGGGAATGGGCTTACGGCAGATGGTGTCACGTTTAAAGCAGAAATTCAGTTCAGTCATGCGCGGGTAGAAGGTGAGGACTGCACACAGGTTGTTATTCGTGATGATACGGTAATTAATGAGCAAGCGGCTCCTGTGGTCACGCTTGTTGATGAGCATGATCAGCTCACCGGCTTATACAACCGTAGCCGCTTTATTGATGAGTTGGAAAAAACGGTTCGTCGTGCTGCAGAGGGAGAAGGGGATGCACAGCTTTTATATCTGACACTGGATGACTTTTTATCCATTAAAGAAAAAGTGGGATTAGGTACCAGTGAAGTTATTCTAAAAAGCGTGTCTGACTTGTTACAGAATAATCTTGCCGAACATGAAATTATCGGCCATTACGGTGATCAGGTCTTTACGATAATTGTCCCTCATCATGATGATGCCTATGTTGATGAGCGAGCTGAATCTTTCCGCAGAACCATTGATGATTATGTATCACATGTATCAGGTAAAACGATTGACTTACACTGTAGTGTCGGTATCGCCCGAATCAATGAAAGTCAGCTAACTGCTGAAGCGGTATTAGAAAATGCAGATAGTGCGGCGATGAAAGCGCAGCATTTAGGCGGCAATCAGGTGATGCGTTTCCATGCTCAAACCAGTGAAATTGAACAACAGTCGAGCGAAGTCTGGCACAAACAGCTGCAAACAGCACTGCAGGAAGATAAGTTCACCTTGTTTTATCAACCTATTGTGAGTTTACACGGCGAAGAACAGGAATTTTATGAGGTACTACTCCGACTCCAGGTGAATGATGAATTTATTGCTGCGGATAAATTTATTCATCATGCCGTTCAGTTAAAAATGATGACGGAAATTGATAAATGGGTAATTCGAAGTGCGTTAAAGGCATTAACCATTCATCGTCAACGGTTTCCTAAAACACGCTTCTTTATCAAGTTATCTGAACAAAGTCTGCATGAAGAAGCTTTTGTTGATTGGTTGTCTGCGTCATTATCCGCTCAACAGCTGACAGCTCGGTCTCTCATTTTTGAAGTAAGTGAGACAATGGCAATTGATAATGTTGAGCAAGTGAGTCATGTTATCGAGCGTTTACAGAGTTTAGGCTGTGAGTTTGGTCTGGAACATTTCGGCTCCGGCATCGATTTCTCCAATAGTCTGAAAGCGTTTAATGTCGATTATTTAAAGATCAACGGCACGTTTGTCGAAAATATGGCACATGATGCTGAAAATCAGGCGGCCGTTAAAGCGATTATTGAGATGACAAAAGAAGCGGGTAAACGCTCGATCGCTGAGTTTGTATCTGATGCTAATAGTCTAGCTCTATTGTGGCGTTTAGGCGTAGATTATGCCCAAGGCTATTATATTCATGAACCGTCAGCAGAGATGAACTATAACTTTGAAGATGATGAGCTTTAA
- a CDS encoding energy transducer TonB, producing MATSASSDRLIFTLLFSVILHLVIVLGVSFDVFSKPTNAPANNLDITLVKQQDKIKPEEADFLAQANNEGGGELDTPTPVPTKDIPVPLTEDQPSAPPPVQKTETVTETETVAVQPPAPEPTPPEPKVVEPKPEVQKPKPQPKAKPVPKPEKPVKKLTQEKAERKVEKTETAEIATETETEPEEVAKPEISARDLMMQARSEISELQEKLDKSTKALSERPKKRRISASTKEFAAAAYMKAWEMKVERIGNMNYPQEARQKGLSGSLMLSVDINPDGSVPAGGIVVSRSSGHKVLDDAAVKIVRLGAPYAAIPKDVLKNNDMLTVIRTWKFETGRGLSTR from the coding sequence ATGGCAACCAGCGCATCATCAGATCGACTCATTTTTACTCTGCTGTTTTCAGTCATCCTGCATCTGGTGATTGTGCTGGGTGTGAGCTTTGATGTGTTTTCTAAGCCCACGAACGCACCAGCGAACAATCTTGATATCACGCTAGTGAAACAACAAGACAAAATCAAGCCAGAAGAAGCGGACTTTCTGGCTCAGGCAAATAATGAAGGCGGCGGTGAACTTGATACGCCTACTCCAGTGCCGACAAAAGACATACCTGTACCGCTAACTGAAGACCAACCTTCGGCACCACCGCCAGTGCAAAAAACAGAAACGGTTACCGAGACGGAAACCGTCGCCGTTCAACCACCAGCACCAGAACCAACACCGCCAGAGCCAAAAGTGGTCGAGCCGAAACCTGAGGTGCAAAAACCCAAACCTCAGCCCAAGGCAAAGCCAGTGCCGAAACCAGAGAAGCCAGTGAAAAAGCTCACTCAGGAAAAAGCGGAGCGCAAGGTAGAAAAAACTGAGACAGCGGAAATCGCTACTGAAACTGAGACGGAACCTGAAGAAGTGGCTAAGCCCGAAATTTCTGCCCGTGATTTGATGATGCAGGCCAGAAGTGAAATCAGTGAGCTTCAGGAAAAACTTGATAAAAGCACCAAGGCCTTAAGTGAAAGACCTAAAAAGCGACGCATTTCAGCCTCGACCAAAGAGTTTGCTGCCGCCGCCTATATGAAAGCCTGGGAAATGAAAGTCGAGCGCATCGGTAATATGAACTACCCTCAGGAAGCCAGGCAAAAAGGCCTGAGTGGCAGTCTGATGCTATCTGTAGATATTAATCCGGATGGCAGTGTACCGGCGGGTGGCATCGTCGTATCACGTTCATCAGGACATAAAGTTTTGGATGATGCTGCCGTCAAAATCGTGCGACTGGGTGCGCCTTATGCCGCCATTCCCAAAGATGTGCTGAAAAATAACGATATGCTGACCGTGATTCGTACCTGGAAGTTTGAAACCGGTCGCGGTTTATCAACAAGATAA
- the htpX gene encoding protease HtpX, with product MKRILLFLGTNIAVLAVLSITMRLLGIDSLLDEQGAGLDMNALIIYAAVIGFSGSIISLLISKWTAKHLTGAQVIEQPKNDTERWLVNTVKRLAQQANIGMPEVAIYNSPQPNAFATGANKNNALVAVSTGLMRSMTQDEVEAVLAHEVSHIANGDMVTMALIQGVVNTFVIVLSRVIGHLVDRTVFKVERGHGPAFWITSIIAELVLGILASIIVMWFSRQREFRADAGAASLVGAPKMVAALQRLAGTSTEPLPDQLHAMGISGGKGGGLSALFMTHPPLEERINALRGNR from the coding sequence ATGAAACGCATATTACTTTTTCTTGGCACTAATATAGCTGTACTCGCCGTATTAAGCATTACAATGAGATTGCTGGGCATTGACAGTCTATTGGATGAGCAAGGTGCAGGCCTTGATATGAATGCCTTGATTATCTATGCAGCCGTTATTGGTTTCAGTGGCTCGATCATTTCGCTGCTTATCTCAAAATGGACAGCTAAACATCTGACAGGCGCCCAGGTCATTGAGCAACCTAAAAATGACACCGAACGCTGGCTGGTCAATACCGTTAAACGCTTAGCACAACAAGCGAATATTGGTATGCCAGAAGTCGCTATCTACAACTCTCCACAACCGAATGCCTTCGCAACCGGTGCGAACAAAAATAATGCACTTGTTGCCGTAAGCACAGGTCTTATGCGATCCATGACTCAGGATGAAGTAGAAGCCGTACTGGCTCATGAGGTAAGCCATATCGCTAACGGGGATATGGTGACAATGGCCTTAATTCAGGGTGTCGTGAACACCTTTGTTATTGTTTTATCTCGCGTCATTGGTCATCTCGTCGATAGAACCGTATTTAAGGTAGAACGTGGCCATGGCCCGGCATTCTGGATCACTTCAATTATTGCCGAGCTAGTGCTTGGTATTCTGGCGAGTATCATCGTGATGTGGTTCAGCCGTCAGCGTGAATTCAGAGCTGATGCCGGTGCTGCCAGTCTGGTCGGCGCTCCCAAGATGGTGGCCGCACTGCAACGCTTAGCAGGCACATCAACCGAACCGTTACCTGATCAGCTTCACGCTATGGGTATTTCCGGAGGCAAAGGGGGTGGCCTGTCAGCACTCTTCATGACGCATCCACCGTTAGAAGAGCGCATCAACGCCTTACGTGGAAACCGATAA
- the gshB gene encoding glutathione synthase, with protein MQRTIGIVMDPIDRINTKKDSSLAMMLAAQQRDWQILYMEQQDLFLSEGKVFAEMRSLRVFDDPEYWFELGEKVTRPITDVDAILMRKDPPFDMEYIYSTYLLEQAQAAGVLIINDPQSLRDANEKLFTAWFPQCCPPTLVTRQKHLIKAFQQTHSDIILKPLDGMGGASIFRINQGDPNFSVIVETLSEHGRRSVMAQKYLPAIKDGDKRILLINGEPVPYALARIPAEGETRGNLAAGGRAEGRPLTDRDRWICEQVGPKLREKGLIFVGLDVIGDYLTEINVTSPTCIRELDRQFGINIGADLMTAIDKLLP; from the coding sequence ATGCAACGAACCATTGGCATCGTTATGGATCCGATCGATCGGATTAATACCAAAAAAGACAGCAGTCTCGCGATGATGCTGGCTGCGCAGCAGCGTGACTGGCAGATTTTGTATATGGAACAACAAGATCTTTTTCTGTCAGAGGGCAAGGTATTTGCTGAAATGCGCAGTCTTCGTGTGTTCGATGATCCAGAGTACTGGTTTGAACTGGGTGAAAAAGTCACCCGTCCTATCACCGATGTAGATGCGATTCTGATGCGCAAAGATCCGCCGTTTGATATGGAATATATTTATAGCACTTACTTGCTGGAACAAGCACAGGCTGCTGGCGTGCTTATCATCAATGATCCGCAAAGCCTGCGTGATGCGAATGAAAAACTGTTTACCGCCTGGTTTCCACAATGCTGTCCTCCGACCTTGGTGACACGCCAAAAACATCTGATAAAAGCCTTCCAGCAAACACATAGCGATATTATTCTTAAGCCGCTTGATGGCATGGGTGGCGCGTCTATATTCCGCATCAATCAAGGCGATCCCAATTTCTCAGTTATCGTCGAAACGCTGTCAGAACACGGGCGACGTTCGGTGATGGCGCAAAAGTATTTGCCGGCTATCAAAGACGGCGACAAACGCATTTTACTTATTAACGGTGAGCCGGTGCCTTACGCGCTGGCCCGCATCCCAGCTGAAGGTGAAACTCGTGGCAACCTTGCTGCAGGGGGACGCGCTGAAGGCCGGCCATTGACCGACAGGGATCGTTGGATCTGCGAGCAGGTCGGCCCCAAACTCCGCGAAAAAGGCTTAATTTTTGTCGGGCTCGACGTGATTGGTGATTATCTGACCGAAATAAATGTCACTAGTCCGACCTGTATCCGTGAACTTGATCGACAATTTGGCATCAATATTGGTGCCGATCTTATGACTGCAATAGACAAACTTCTACCATGA